A genomic region of Trifolium pratense cultivar HEN17-A07 linkage group LG3, ARS_RC_1.1, whole genome shotgun sequence contains the following coding sequences:
- the LOC123916405 gene encoding F-box/kelch-repeat protein At3g23880-like, which yields MYGFGYDSISDTYKVVVVFSDLTHDDLTIDELMNEVNREVMVHTLGTDSWKNVSEFPFAFVSYCQYGQHVTGTINWLIFAGINRVIASFDLGKECYREVLLPDDSSKVDNNKLLLSVFRDCLCMISGEDVWVMKEYGNKESWTKLFTISSMRDPRASSYPFIWPIRVFEDEQVLMIYREDERWGYISYNYKNDTSKFLDFEITRQDI from the coding sequence ATGTATGGATTTGGATATGATTCAATTAGTGATACTTACAAGGTTGTGGTTGTTTTTAGTGATTTAACTCATGATGATTTAACCATAGATGAATTGATGAATGAAGTGAATCGTGAAGTAATGGTTCATACTTTGGGTACCGATTCATGGAAAAATGTTTCAGAGTTTCCTTTTGCTTTTGTTTCTTATTGCCAATATGGGCAACATGTGACTGGCACAATTAATTGGTTGATTTTTGCGGGGATCAACAGGGTTATTGCTTCTTTTGATTTGGGGAAAGAGTGTTATCGAGAGGTTTTGCTACCAGATGATTCTAGTAAGGTAGATAACAATAAATTACTCTTAAGTGTTTTCAGGGATTGCCTGTGCATGATTTCTGGTGAAGATGTTTGGGTTATGAAAGAATATGGAAATAAAGAGTCTTGGACTAAATTGTTCACTATTTCTTCCATGCGAGATCCTCGTGCATCGTCTTATCCCTTTATTTGGCCAATACGTGTTTTTGAAGATGAACAAGTGCTGATGATATATAGAGAGGATGAGAGATGGGGATATATTTCTTACAATTATAAAAATGACACTTCAAAGTTTCTTGACTTCGAAATCACCCGACAAGACATTTGA
- the LOC123919073 gene encoding SOSS complex subunit B homolog, translated as MIVLKDIVPAAQNNIDTKFIVLEKGKITLEGQNKICLALVADETAAIHLQLWGDECDYYDSGDIIYITNGIFSYQRGNLVLRAGKRGKLEKIGEFTMSYVETPNMSEIHWIPDPTNPRKYIQEYVISPHSRVFSPIL; from the coding sequence ATGATTGTTCTCAAAGACATTGTGCCTGCAGCTCAAAACAACATAGACACAAAATTTATAGTTTTGGAGAAAGGGAAGATAACACTTGAAGGACAAAATAAGATATGTTTGGCGCTTGTAGCCGATGAAACTGCTGCAATTCATCTTCAGCTTTGGGGAGATGAATGTGATTACTATGATTCAGGTGACATCATTTATATAACCAATGGTATATTTTCCTATCAGCGTGGTAACCTTGTTCTAAGGGCAGGTAAGAGAGGGAAGCTTGAGAAGATAGGGGAATTTACCATGTCCTATGTTGAGACACCAAACATGAGTGAGATTCATTGGATTCCAGATCCAACTAATCCTAGAAAGTATATCCAAGAGTATGTCATATCTCCCCATTCCCGCGTCTTCTCTCCAATTCTGTAG